Proteins from a single region of Electrophorus electricus isolate fEleEle1 chromosome 5, fEleEle1.pri, whole genome shotgun sequence:
- the LOC118241317 gene encoding CD209 antigen-like protein C produces MEETNKYIDPESIYANIDDYKNQPRVHERSCQDGCEAASEGRQACSGNPAAVCLGLLCVLLLAVIIGLGIKHDSGRDQLQRGYDNMTKERDRLLDINNNLTLERDQLQSSYDNLTMERDAIQQKREMCFKGWRKFGSSYYYFSNERKNWAESRQYCREMGADLVIINSREEQEFIKEVNIYAWIGLSDAQTEGNWKWVDGSPLTTVYWRKGEPNDAHKDEDCAVYLNEVVSLNTWNDIPCSYEAGWIY; encoded by the exons ATGGAAGAGACTAACAAATATATAGACCCTGAGAGCATCTATGCAAACATAGATGACTACAAGAACCAGCCAAGAGTGCATGAGAGATCCTGCCAGGACG GCTGTGAGGCTGCATCTGAGGGAAGGCAGGCGTGCTCTGGAAACccagctgcagtgtgtttgggcctgctgtgtgttctcctaCTGGCTGTTATCATTGGCCTGGGAATAAAACACGATTCAGGCAGAGACCAGTTACAGAGAGGCTATGACAACATGACTAAGGAGAGAGACCGACTACTGGACATTAACAATAATTTGACTTTAGAGAGAGACCAATTACAGAGCAGTTATGATAACCTCACTATGGAAAGAGATGCAATTCAGCAAAAACGTG aGATGTGTTTTAAAGGTTGGAGGAAATTTGGAAGCAGCTATTACTACTTTTCTAATGAGAGAAAGAACTGGGCTGAGAGCAGGCAGTACTGTAGAGAGATGGGAGCAGATCTGGTGATcataaacagcagagaggaacag GAGTTCATTAAGGAGGTAAACATATATGCCTGGATTGGTCTCAGTGATGCACAAACAGAGGGGAACTGGAAGTGGGTGGATGGGTCACCACTAACCACTGT ATACTGGAGGAAAGGGGAACCCAATGATGCTCATAAAGATGAAGACTGTGCTGTTTATCTCAATGAAGTTGTCTCTCTGAATACGTGGAATGACATCCCCTGCTCATACGAGGCAGGCTGGATCT ATTAA